In the Terriglobales bacterium genome, TAAAGGCCATGATTCCGCATACGAGCGGTACGCGGTAGTGCCTTAGTGAACACCAACCTCGAATTCCCTGCGAATTTCCGGTTTTACGGAATGATTTCGCAATGCGAACCTGTGGGGATGTCGGAGAATACGGGTACATGGGGCGAATTCGAATCGCCTGAGGGCATAACCGTTCCGTCTTTTCAGATGAACTCTGCCTCCACTGCCATTGATCGCGAAGTCATCGCCGAACGAGGTGCTGTTCAGGCGCTCGTGACCGCGTTTTTTGCGTTGTTCTGCATCGTGGGCCTGTCCTTGTGGGGGCTGCCGTTCTTTTACGACTTCATGGTGCGCCAGTTCGGATGGACGCGCGCGCAGGTTACATCGGGCAACGCCATCAGCAAGCTCATCGTTGGACCGGCATTCGGATTCTTCGCCGGATGGATGGTGGACCGCTTTGGGCCGCGACGGCTGATGATGACCGGGATCCTATTGGCTGGGCTGGCACTTGTGGGACTCGGAAGCGTTTCCAGTTTGGGAATGTTCTACCTGTTTTACGTATTCAATGCGCTGGGCTACGTCTGCGGTGGACCGCTGCCGAACCAAGTACTGCTCTCGCGGTGGTTCGACAAGTCACGGGGAAAGGCTATGGGGATCGCCTACCTCGGAATAGGACTCGGTGGGGCCGTGTCACCGTGGATCTCACATCTGCTGGTGCAGCGATACGGATGGCAGGCGGCGTTGAAGCTGCTAGGTGTGTTGATCGTGGTCATTGCATTTCCGCTGGCCTTCCTGGTGAAGGATGTGCCTGCGCAGCGTTTGATTTCAGCGCGCACGGCATCGCCCGGCATACGAGAGGCGTTCAAGAGAGCGACACTCTACCTGCTGATAGCCGCCAGCATGTGCTCGATAGCTGCCGTCAGCGGAACTCAGCAGAATCTGAAGCTATTTTTGAGCCTCGATCAGCACTATTCGCAGGCCGCGTCGACCCGAATCCTGTCGCTGGTCCTGACGTTCAGCATGGTGGGACGATTGCTCATGGGCTGGCTGGCCGATCGTTTCCCCATCAAGTATGTAATGCTTTTGATTTATGCGTTGGTGGCGGCTGCCATCCCCTTCCTGTTTTTCGCTCCCGATGCCGCTCCCATGTATGTGTTCGCAGTCCTGTTTGGCATCGGATTGGGCGGAGACTACATGATCATTCCGCTCATGACAGCGGAAATCTTTGGTCTACAGATTTTGGGAACGCTGCTCGGCGTGATACTAACTGCAGATGGAGTCGCAGAGGCCGCCTCGCCCTGGCTGGTGGGACATCTGCGCGACGTGACTGGTAGTTACGCCGCAGGATTCAGTCTCCTGGTGGTGATGGCGCTGTCGGGGGCCGGCATCGCGATAGCGTTACCGAAGAAGGCCAAAGCATGAACACAAACGCGATCGCCCGCCTCGGAGGCATGCATACCGTCGAGCGCTTTGAAGCGCATTTGCGGTCCTTGGGAGTAACGATCCCCTGCGATCGCGAGCCGCTGACTGCGCCGGATTCCCCGCTCTCAAGGCCACTCGAGCGTGACGGGATCAGGATTGCAAATCGAATCGCGGTTCAGCCAATGGAAGGCTGGGACGGTACTGCCGATGGCAATCCCACGGAAAATACCCTGCGCCGCTGGCAGCGCTTCGGACGCAGTGGCGCGAAATTAATTTGGGGCGGAGAGGCGGTCGCGGTTTCACATAGTGGTCGCGCCAGTCCGAATCAGTTGGTAGCAGCCGAGCACACGCGAAAGGGACTGGAACGTCTGCGCTCGGCACTACTGCTCGAGCATCGCCAAACCACCGGCTCTGACGATGGATTGCTGATCGGCCTGCAACTCACGCATTCCGGGCGCTTCAGCCGTCCCAATGTGAAGCAGCGCGCGGAGCCGCGCATCTTATACCGCCATCCCATTTTGGATCGCCGCTTGGGATTATCGAGTGACTATCCAACACTAAGCGATGCCGACATCGAGGGGATCATTGCCGACTTCCACGGCGCCGCGCGGATGGCATGGGAGCTTGGCTTCGACTTTGTCGATGTGAAGCACTGCCACGGATATCTTGGCCACGAGTTCCTAAGCGCGCACACGCGCACAGGAAAATATGGAGGCGGCTTCGACAACCGCACCAGATTCCTGCGCGAAGTTGTGGAGGGAGTTCGCACATCCGCTCCAGGACTGAAGATCGGCGTGCGCCTGTCAGCGTTTGATCTCGTCCCATTCCGGCCCGATCCGGAGCTCTCGTCACCAGAAAAGCCTGGCCCAGGCATTCCCGAAGATTACGATGGACTCCTTCCCTACAAATTCGGCTTCGGTGTCAATGAACGACAGCCGACCGAACCGGACCTTCGTGAGCCGATTCAGTTCTTGTCGTTGCTTAAGGAGTTAGGAATCTCGCTCGTGAACATCACTGCTGGAAGTCCTTATTACAATCCGCACGTGCAGCGTCCGGCCCTGTATCCGCCTTCCGATGGATACCTCCCGCCAGAGGATCCATTGGTTGGTGTCGCGCGGCAATTAAAGGTTGCTCAACAGTTAAAAGCGCAGTTTCCCGAAATGGTATTTGTTGGCTCCGGTTACAGCTACCTTCAGGACTTTCTTCCAGCCGTCGCCCAGGCTGTGGTGCGCGACGGTTGGATCGATTTTGTGGGCCTTGGCAGAGTCGTGCTGTCTTATCCCGAAGTCCTGTGGGACGCATTGCAAGGTCACCCGATGCAGCGAAAGCTTGTTTGCCGCACCTTCAGCGATTGCACAACGGCTCCGCGAAATGGTTTACCCTCAGGCTGCTATCCGCTGGACAGCTACTACAAGAATTCCGAATTGGGACAACTCTTGAGGCAGGCCAAGACCAAATCTGGTCCAGCAAAGTCACCGAATGCTGACGTACCCACGGCAGCCTTAACCTCCGTTCAGGAAACAAGCAATGACGATTGAGGCGATTCGTGATCGACAGAAGCTGCGGCGAAAGGTGCAGGGCATCGCCGCCGCGCTGCTGCCCTATTCGCCAGACAGCAGAATTGCAGTTGAGGCCTTTCAGCACCATCTTCTATTAACACAGCGAGCTGGTTTGATGAACGCCGTAAACATGGATACCGGCTATGTCAACTACTTGAGCGGGGCAGAAAAGCATAGTGTCTTGCAATGGACGCAAGAGGCCCTAGGCAAGAACACGCCATTCGTGGCCGGCGCGTATATAGAAGGAGAGGATGGCGATGTAGTCGCGCTCTACCGCCGCGAGATGGATCGCATCGCCGAGCTCGGCGGCACGCCAATTCTGTTTCAGACGGCACGGCTGCACGGCAAATCTGCGCGCGAGAAGATTGCGGTTTATGAAGCAGTCTGCAAAGGATACGAGAAGGTTCTGGCGTTTGAACTTGGGCGCGTGTTCGCTCCGAACGGCGAGATCTTCGAGGACGAGATCGTTAAGGGATTGCTTGAGATTCCCGAGTTGAAAGGGATGAAGCATTCGTCGCTCGATCGGCTGGAGGAACTCAGCCGACTCACGCTGCGGGACCAGAAACGCCCGGACTTCGCGATCTACACAGGCAATGACCTGGGAATCAACATGATCGAGTACGGCTCAGATTACCTGCTAGGCCTTGCGACGTTCGCCCCTGAGAAGTTCGCCGAACGAGATCGCCTCTGGGAAGCAGGAGATCCGGCGTACTACGCGCTTTCTGACGCGCTGCAGCATCTGGGCAACATAGCGTTTCGCGAGCCGGTTCCGGCTTACAAGCACTCTGCCGCGGTATTTTTGCACTTGACCGGTCGCATTCCTTCAGATCGTTCTCATCCAAAGAATCCTCTTCGCCCGAACTGGGAACACGAAATCTTGCTGGACTGCGCTCGAAGGCTGGGTCTCCAGTCCGACGCACGCGCAGAGTTCAGTATGGATCCCAACGCGTCAGGCGCGGCGCACCGGCCTAAGGTTATTTCCAATCAGCAGGCTTAACCGAGGAGGCGGAAAACGCCGCGCCTCTTGGTCTTGCGATGGATGCTCGACACGAGACAAACGGCCTTCTTTCAGCAAATACTCATACGCCTCCTGCCCGGTTGGGACCGCTGCCGTAAGGCTCGTGTGTTGCACTACGAATCGCGGTGTACCGTCTCCGGTGAAAACGCCGGCAGGCACACGGCGATGTATTCGGCTCCTTCGGGAGTCGAGTACTGAATCCACTCTCCTCTGTGGGCAATCACGGCCTGCCCAGCTCGCACATCGAACGCTCCATCTGCGTGCTTCACGCGCACCGTGCCCTCGAGCACGATCGTAAATTCATCGAACTCCGGACGCTGTCCCGGCTCTTCCCATCCCGCTGGACTACGCATATGCGCCACGCTCGCGGTCTGGGTCTTGCTATTCACACGGCCAACGTATTCGTCGATTAGCTTCGGTTTCGTGCCCACGGCTTGAATGCGCGTTGGCTGAGAGATGAGAGTTGGCAATTCGTTTCCTCAGAACGGCCAAGCATTTCCTTTAGAACAACGGATTTCAAAAAAATATTTTGATCGCCCTTGTAACCCGCTGATCTGCTTGGCTCCAACAAATCTTAGAGCAACGGACAAACCTTGCCATCGCTCCCGTTTTCGGAGTACCACAAAAGAGTTCGACATATGACAGGAATAAGCACACTGAGGCAGTGCTCTGGCTCTGCGGTAAATGCGGCGAGCAGGAAGCATTGTGCAGCTCAATCTCGGACTCCTTTTCACGATGGAGCAAAATGATAAAAGGCCAGAGCCGCAAGATCTTCCGGTTCGACACTATGCAAACCGCAACATCTTCCGGTTTAGACGCGGGAAATGCAGTCAGAAATCAACGTAACCCATTCCCTGAAAAGGGTTTGATCGGGCACCCAGGGGGGCGGGGGTAGTCTAGTTCCCTGAAGATCGGTCTCGCTGCACGATACTGCATATGCGTCCGACCGTCAACGGTTTGACATGATGTATAGTGCATCTTTATTTTAAGAGATTAGTTAAGAGATTTAGGAGTTTCTTGAATGGACTTCGCGCTCGCCGTTGATCCAGACAAACAGACGCAATTCGTCGATTTCCAGACGCATCCTTTGCGCTACCAGCACTGGCAGCTCAAGTTCGATGGACCGGTCGCCACTTTGATGATGGATACAAAGGAGGACGGCGGGATTCGCCCCGGATACAAGCTCAAGCTGAACTCATACGATCTTGGGGTCGACATCGAGTTGCACGACGCTCTGCAGCGCATCCGCTTCGAGCATCCCGAGGTTCGCGCTGTCGTCCTCACCAGCGCCAAGCAGCGCGTCTTCTGCTCCGGCGCAAACATTTATATGCTGGGCAGCTCGTCGCATGCCTGGAAGGTGAATTTCTGCAAGTTCACCAATGAAACCCGAAATGGGATTGAAGACGCCAGCCATAACTCCGGCATCAAGTTCCTGGCGGCATGCAATGGCACAACCGCAGGTGGTGGATACGAACTCGCTCTTGCCTGCGACAAAATCATCCTGATCGATGACCGCTCTTCCGCGGTGAGTCTGCCTGAAGTTCCACTGCTCGGCGTTCTTCCCGGAACGGGAGGACTGACTCGAGTGACCGACAAACGGCAAGTGCGCCGCGATCTGGCAGATATTTTCTGTACGGTTTCCGAAGGGATTCAGGGGCAGCGCGCGAGAGATTGGCGGCTTGTGGACGAGGTGGTGAAGCCGGCGCAGTGGAATGAGCATATCCAGAAGCGTGTCCAGGAGCTGGCCGCGCAAAGTAATCGTCCCACCAACGAGAGCGGGGTGGAGCTCGCGCCGCTCAAACGTAACGTCGACGACCACGGCTATCACTACGAATATGTCGATGTAGTCTTCGACCGCGAGGGACGCACCGCGACCATCACTGTGCGCGCTCCGCAATCGGTTACAGCGAAATCCCTTTCTGAAATTACGGCCGCAGGGGCGAACTGGTGGCCACTGCAAATGTCGCGAGAGCTCGACGATGCCATACTCAGCCTGCGTACGAACGAACTTGAGCTTGGCTTGTGGATTTTGAAAACCAGCGGCAACGCCGATGCCATGCTCGCGATTGATCGTCAACTCGTGGAGCATCGCTCGAACTGGTTCGTCCGCGAAGTGATCAATATGCTGCGGCGTACGTTCGCGCGGCTCGATGTCGCTTCGCGATCGATGTATGCGGTCATAGAAGAGGGCTCATGTTTTGCGGGCACGCTCTTCGAGCTCGCGCTGGCCGCCGATCGCACCTACATGCTGAACAATCCGGAAAATCCTGAGGGCACCTTCATTGCTCTGTCGGAGATCAACTTTGACATACGCCGCGACGTAGAGACGCAGTCCGCCGCAGCGGCCTCACCATGCTGCCTGCTGGAATCAGTGAGCGGAATGACACGATTGGTTTCGCGGTTCTATGGCGACCGCGACAAGATTGAGTCCTTGCGCGCTTTGATTGGCAAGAAGATTCTCGCCGAGGAGGCCGCTGAAGTAGGTCTGGTAACAGCAGCACCCGACGATCTGGATTGGGCAGACGAGCTTCGCCTGGCGATCGAATCTCGGGTAGCGCTCTCGCCCGACGCACTCACAGGGCTCGAAGCCAATCTCCGGTTCGCGCAGCCCGAGTCCATGCTGACGCGCATCTTCGGTCGCCTTTCGGCATGGCAGAACTGGATTTTTATTCGCCCGAACGCGGTTGGACAGACCGGCGCGCTGAAGGTGTATGGCAGCGGGAGCAAAGCTAAGTTCAATTGGGAGCGCGCGTGAGCATGGAATTGCTGTAATCCTCAGGAACAAAAAGCAACTACACACGCAGATGAACACAGATTTATGGATTAACGCAGATTTGTTTGGGCGAACCAAATTCAAGAGCATTTCCCTTATCTGCGTATATCCATGAATCAGCGTTAATCTGCGAGGGTAGTTGTCTTTCGCATAGAAGGCGACAACGGATCATTTCGTGGAGAAGTAATGAACATCGACTATTCACAACTCATCCCCAATAACGTCGAGTTAGCCGGCGACCGCGCACTTCAGCGTGCGCTTGAACGCTGGCAACCCGCATTCCTTGGCTGGTGGAACGATACCGGACCAGCCAAGACTTCTGACCTGCAGGTCTATCTGCGCACGGCGACCAGCGTGGAGAAAGACGGCTGGGCGAATTTCGGCTACGTGCGCATGCCTGAGTATCGCTGGGGAATTTTCCTGGTCCCGCGCGATGAGCAGCGCAAGATTCACTTCGGCGATCATCAGGGTGAGCCGGCGTGGCAGGACGTTCCCGGCGAATACCGCTCCACGCTGCGCCGCATCATCGTCACGCAAGGTGACACTGAGCCCGCATCGGTCGAGCAACAGCGTCTGCTCGGGAAGACCGCGCCTTCGCTCTACGACATGCGCAATCTCTTCCAGGTAAACGTCGAAGAAGGACGTCATCTGTGGGCAATGGTCTATCTCCTGCATCGTTACTTCGGAAAAGACGGACGCGAGGAAGCCGAGTACCTGCTCGAGCGCCGTTCTGGCGATACCAACAATCCTCGCATTCTGACCGCTTTCAACGAGCAGACACGCCACTGGCTGGCGTTCTTCATGTTCGCTTTCTTCACCGATCGTGACGGCAAGTTCCAGCTCTCTTCACTGGCGGAGTCGGCCTTCGATCCCCTCTCGCGTACCTGCCGCTTCATGCTGACGGAAGAGGCGCACCACATGTTTGTCGGGGAATCCGGCGTGGCGCGCGCAGTGCAGCGGACCTGCGAAGTCATGAAGGAGCACGGGATCACGGATCCGAAAGAAGGACGACAGTTCGGCGTAATCGATCTCCACACCCTACAGAAGTTCGTGAACTTCCACTACAGCGTAACCCTCGACCTGTTCGGCTCCGACGTCTCTTCGAATGCAGCCACGTATTACACGACTGGCTTGAAAGGCCGGTACGAAGAGGGCAAGCGCGATGACGATCACAAGCTCTCTTCTGACGAATACAAAATGCTCGACATGGAGAACGGAAAGATCGCCGAAAAGTCCGTTCCGGCACTGACAGCGTTGAATGCAAGGCTCCGCGACGACTATATAGAGGAGATTCAGGGCGGACTCAATCGCTGGAACCGTATTCCCGAACAGCATGGAATCCCATTTCGGTTCAAGCTGCCCCACCTGGGATTCCATCGCAAGATCGGAAACTTCGCTGGTCAGTTCATCAGCCCCGATGGGCAGGTGATAACCGAAGCGGAATGGAACCAGCAACGCGATAACTGGATGCCGTCGGAGAGTGATCATCAATTTATCGAGTCGTTGATGGGCCAGGTGATGGAACCTGGCAAGTTCGCCAACTGGATTGCCCCGCCTGCGCGCGGCATCAACGGCAAGCCGATCGACTTTGAGTATGTGCGGTTCAACTAGCGGCTTGCTGCCAGCTGTTAGTTTTCAAACAGAGCGCCCGGGCGCCCTCGCCCGGCTTGCCGAGAACATAGAGTGACACATACAAAAGCCAATCTCGAACGCATCGCGCTGACAAAGGAAGAGCGCACGAAACAAGCCGCAGACCTGCTCGACCTGGCTGCCCGCCTCCGTTCCGTTTCGGAACGAGCGCGCAAGCTGCTCGCATCTATCGCCGAGATGGCTCACCACGGCCGTGGGCAGGAGCGACAGGCGGATGTTGCTTATCTACCCGAGCTCTACGAATCCACCGGGCTGGATGTCGAGTCGATGTACACGCTATTGCAGGAGTTGCAAGCGGAGCGACTGATCGCAGTCGAGGATCCGTATCCCTTTGAGGATATAAAGATTCTGCCTTGCGCCTCCGGCTGGAATGCTCTGGCCGCAATCTACCAATTTTCCGAGGTGGAGAAGGTTCCGCTGCGCGACATCATCGTTGACCTGCGCTTCGAACTGCTGCCATGAAGAGATCGTCCCACAACGGAACAGGCTCTGCATTTGACCATACGTCCGCTCGAAAGACGGACGAACGGCCGCGCCCGAGCGACTCCGAATATCTCCGATTGCTGGGCGAGACAGTTCGCGCGATCCGTACTCGGCGTGGCATGACGCGCAAGATGCTTGCGAGCCAGTCTGGCGTTTCGGAACGGTTTCTTGCCCAACTTGAGAGTGGGACTGGGAACGCTTCAGTGTTGATTTTGCGTCAGATTTCGCAGGCACTAGGCCTCTCTCTGGAAGCCATGCTGCCTGGTGCACAAGATGCTTCTGCCGAGATGAAGAGTGCAGTGGAGCTTCTGCAGCGGCTCGAGCCGGTTGAATTAACGGAAGCGCGAGGGTTCTTACTCCAACGATTTGGCCCCAAGTACACCGAGAGCGATCGCCATCAGCGAGTCGCGCTCATTGGACTGCGCGGCGCAGGCAAATCGACTGTCGGCAAGCTTCTTGCCAGAAAGTTAGAATTACAGTTCTTCGAACTCGACCGCCTGATCGAGCAAACAAGTGGCATCTCTCTCAGCATGATCTTCGACCTCTATGGGCAGAGCGGATTTCGCCGGTTTGAGCGCCGCTGTCTTGACGATCTGTTGAACACACAACCGCGATTTGTTGTCGCCACTGGTGGCAGTCTGGTTTCGGAGCCCGACACTTACGAGCGGCTGTTGGCGAATTGCTACACCATCTGGCTTCAGGCTACTCCGAGCGAGCATATGTCGCGCGTGATCGCGCAAGGAGACATGCGCCCGATGGCACAGAATCCCGAGGCGATGGAAGATCTCGAGCGCATTCTGCAAGAACGCGAGGAGCTGTATCGAAGAGCCGATGCCTCGATCGATACCAGCGGGAAAACGGTAGAGGAGGTCGTCGGGGAAGGCTTGCAGAGTCTCGAGCGCATGGCAGGCAGTATCAGCGGGTAACAAATCAGATCGGCATCTATGTCGCTATCGGCTCGGCCACTATTGTTCTTGCCTTCGGCGCCATCCGCCTCACCGCCAGACTCAATACGACGATTAACACCGAAAAGAGCGGCACTACGCAGAGGGCAAGCCCCAAGCGGGAGGGATCGGAGCCAGCGATGCTTCCAATAATCCAGGAAGAGATGGCGGCTCCGCACCAACCAGCCGTAATCACGAGACCGATGCACGTGCCTGTCATGAGCGGGAATGAGTCACTGGTAATCCCAAGAGCGCTGGGAAAGACTGGTCCCATCGCGACGCCGGAAAGAAAAACCGCAACAAATGCCAAAGTGGAACTGGCAATGTGTACCACGGCAAACGTTGCGGCAGCCATTCCGATGCCGGCAAGGATGCATACTGCAGCAGCCGAAAGCCGGCGCAACAGCGGCAACGCGAGCAAACGCCCGGCGATCATGCCGCAAGCAAAGCCGAATCCCAGGATGTTGAGTGCAGTTCGGGCATCGTTGCCGCGACTCATCAGGTACTTCGGCAGCCAGTTCCAAAATGCAATCTCGCAACCAACATAGAGGAAAGACACTGAGCAAAGAAGCAAGAGGAGGTTCTTTGGTTCGATCTTCGCTAGCTGAGATATGTGGAAGCTTTCCTTTGCGCGGATTGGGGTGCGCGCGCTCAACGTCATCAGAAGAGCGCCTGCCGTGAGCGCTGCGACGAGATAGGCGAGCCGAATTGGATTACCGGAAAGAAGATTTGCTGCGATGAACGGTGTTGCCAGTCCGCCGAGTCCGAAGAAAGTGTTAGCGAGATTGACTGCAGACGCGCGTTGTCTCTCATCTACCTGTCCAGCGAGATGGTTGGCAGCAACGATCACTGTGCCGCTTCCAACCCCGAGAATAAGAATGGCAACGATTAATGTGCTCCCCCCGACAGCCGCCAACAGCCCTATGAGAGAAACCAGCATTAACGCTAGGCCGCCAACCAGCGTGACCTTTACGCCCTTGCTATCCATAAGAGGTCCCGCGACCAGAGTCGCAAGAGCCACACCGACAGCTTGGACAGCAGCTATGTAGCCATTCTGCTCCGGCGAAAGATGAAAGCGAGCCGAGAGGCTCGGTAGAAGTGTTCCGAGTAACGAAGCGACCGTTCCGTAAACAAAAATCACCGTCGCAGAGAGGACGATCGCTGGCTTGCCGGAATTAGTAGACATCTGCTGTTCTCGTCAGCGGGAGGAATGCTCGTGAAGATTTCAATGTTTGATCGAGACTCGAACCCGCGAAGCTCCGATGTATTTGTCGGCGGCGCCGTAGTAGATCCACCACTGGTTGTTATTGTCGTGCACCATGCCCTCAGTGAAGACCACATTGGGAACCTGGCCAACGCGTTGCCACGCCGTTTCGGGGCGCAGGAATGGTTCGCCAGCCCGCGCCAGCAGTTTGCTTGGGTCGTTCTTATCGAAGAGCGCCCAAGCTGTGGTGTAAACGAGATTGTCGTCGGCTCCGTTATAGATGAGGAGAATTCCGGCACTTGTGATGATCGGGGGCGGCCCGGGTTCCATTACTCTCGAATCGAAAGCTCCCGCACGCCTGGAAAGCACAGGGCGAGTTGTGGCATCGGCCCAGTGAAGCAGATCGTCAGACGACGCCAATCCCATATAGTCGCGCTTGTCAGGCGCAGTTCCAAGGTAGTACATCCACCATTTGCCATTGATCTTCTGTGGAACGATGGCTCCCGATTTGGTCCAGCCAGTATTCCAGTTTCCCTTGTACGCGGGAAGCAAGATGCCCTTGCGCTCCCAATGAATCAGGTCTTTGGAAGTTGCCAGGCAGAGCTGGGCGTCTTTCTTGTTGTAGCCGGTGTAGGTCATGTAATACGTGTCGGCGATCTTCAGTATGCGCGGGTCCTCAACTCCTCCTTCTCTCTCATAGTCGGTTGCGGGCGTCAGAACCGGTTCCTCTCGAATTGTGAAGTGAAGGCCGTCAGCGCTTGAGGCATATCCAATGCGCGATGTTCCCGCGGCGTCCTGTTCGCGGTAGAGAAGGATCGTCTTGCCATCAACACGCACTGCAGCAGGATTGAATACTCCGGCTGAAGCAGGCCCGGATGGAGTTGGAGAGATCAGCGGAGTCGGGCTGCTCCACTCGACGGTAATCTGAACCGGAGCTTCCGTGGCGTATGCATAAGCGAGTGCCAGACCGCCGGCCAAAAACGATGTCGAGAGCAAAACAGTTCTTAGCATGGAATCGCCGAGGCCGTTTGCTTGCTTACTCCCCTTTTAACCTACGCTGATGATCCACTCAACTACTCTGGCTTTGAGCCTTGTGCTGACTGCAGTTCCTCAGCTTTCTTCAGTTCTCGTTCCGCATCCGCAGTGCGACCCAAACCACGATACGCTTCCCCCATCAGATGATGAGACATGTAATTCGAAGGATCCATTCGCAATGCTTTTTGTAAATAGTTCGAGGCAGACGCGAAGTCTTTCTTTTTAATCAGAACCTTGCCCATGAGGATGTATGGACCGGTAGCAGTTGCGTCGAGAAGGATCGCGCGTTGTAGAGCGCGCTGCGCATCATCATATCGGCTGAGACGAGAGTAGGAATCGCCAAGACGATCGTATGTGCCCGCGTAAGCTGGATTGAGCTTTTGCTCTGCCTCGAATTCATCAATGGCTTTCTGAACGTTGGACTTGTAAAGGTAAAACTCGCCGAGCAGGTAATGAACGAGCGGCAACTTTGGATCCATCGCAGCCGCCCGCTGCGCGTTTTGCTCCGCCACCGGATCATATCCCTGCCGCAGCAGCATGCGCGCGAGAAATAGATGCGCTTGTGCCGAGTCGGGAGGAACCCCATACATCTGGGCAAAGGACCGGCGAGCCTCGTCATAGTTCTGCGTATGGACATAGCAGAGCCCGAGGACATAGACGGCATCGACGTTCACCGAGCCCATCCAGGACTGCACCTGCTTCAAATAGGGAATTGCCTCTGCTGGGCGTCCCATCTGAACGAGGCTCAAGCCCCGCAGTTGCACGGCCTCACGATTTTGAGGGTCTTGATCCATGGCTTTACCGAGTGCCGACTGGGCTTGAGCAAAGTCGCCCTTGCGGTAATACGCCAGCCCAAGCTGATACTGAAGACCGCGGGTTTCGGGATGTTGCTGCTGAAGGGCGTTCAGGTTCTGAATAGCGTCATCGAGCTTGCCTTCATCGATCAGACGCTTGGCATCTGACAGAGAATCCGAATCGGGCGCACGCGGTTCGGGGGAACCATTCTGATTTGCGGGCGACGCAGTCTGCGCCCGCACGCCGGAGCTTCCAGCACAGAACGCTACAGTCGCGAACGCCAAAAGTAGGAAACGTTTACGCATCATCCATTTTGTAGCGAGGAATTCCCGCACGCCGCTGATCTACTTTGCGGCTCAGCGGCTCAGCGAACAGTCAGGCGGGTTTGCTGACAATCGGTCTAATAGTGACCTGCCCATGGCAAAGTCTGGATCGAACTCCAGCACGCGCTTCACGTAGACCTTGGCTTCATCGTAGCGGTTCGCGGCGCAGTATCCAAGAGCGATCTCGAGTCCAACACTGCTGCGCCATGGGGCTTCTTTAAAGACCGTCTGCCATAGCGACCGCACGCCGTAGATGTCCTGCTTTAGCCTCGATTACGCCCAGTTTAGTCGCGGCTTCCGTTTAGCTTGTGGCCATCGTAGCGGTCAAAATCAAGCCGGGGTTTGCCACCTCCCTCC is a window encoding:
- a CDS encoding MFS transporter, coding for MSTNSGKPAIVLSATVIFVYGTVASLLGTLLPSLSARFHLSPEQNGYIAAVQAVGVALATLVAGPLMDSKGVKVTLVGGLALMLVSLIGLLAAVGGSTLIVAILILGVGSGTVIVAANHLAGQVDERQRASAVNLANTFFGLGGLATPFIAANLLSGNPIRLAYLVAALTAGALLMTLSARTPIRAKESFHISQLAKIEPKNLLLLLCSVSFLYVGCEIAFWNWLPKYLMSRGNDARTALNILGFGFACGMIAGRLLALPLLRRLSAAAVCILAGIGMAAATFAVVHIASSTLAFVAVFLSGVAMGPVFPSALGITSDSFPLMTGTCIGLVITAGWCGAAISSWIIGSIAGSDPSRLGLALCVVPLFSVLIVVLSLAVRRMAPKARTIVAEPIAT
- a CDS encoding glycoside hydrolase family 130 protein gives rise to the protein MLRTVLLSTSFLAGGLALAYAYATEAPVQITVEWSSPTPLISPTPSGPASAGVFNPAAVRVDGKTILLYREQDAAGTSRIGYASSADGLHFTIREEPVLTPATDYEREGGVEDPRILKIADTYYMTYTGYNKKDAQLCLATSKDLIHWERKGILLPAYKGNWNTGWTKSGAIVPQKINGKWWMYYLGTAPDKRDYMGLASSDDLLHWADATTRPVLSRRAGAFDSRVMEPGPPPIITSAGILLIYNGADDNLVYTTAWALFDKNDPSKLLARAGEPFLRPETAWQRVGQVPNVVFTEGMVHDNNNQWWIYYGAADKYIGASRVRVSIKH
- a CDS encoding tetratricopeptide repeat protein — protein: MMRKRFLLLAFATVAFCAGSSGVRAQTASPANQNGSPEPRAPDSDSLSDAKRLIDEGKLDDAIQNLNALQQQHPETRGLQYQLGLAYYRKGDFAQAQSALGKAMDQDPQNREAVQLRGLSLVQMGRPAEAIPYLKQVQSWMGSVNVDAVYVLGLCYVHTQNYDEARRSFAQMYGVPPDSAQAHLFLARMLLRQGYDPVAEQNAQRAAAMDPKLPLVHYLLGEFYLYKSNVQKAIDEFEAEQKLNPAYAGTYDRLGDSYSRLSRYDDAQRALQRAILLDATATGPYILMGKVLIKKKDFASASNYLQKALRMDPSNYMSHHLMGEAYRGLGRTADAERELKKAEELQSAQGSKPE